From a single Fusobacterium ulcerans ATCC 49185 genomic region:
- a CDS encoding lipopolysaccharide biosynthesis protein: protein MDRINILKKQVSFGMIYKILSMGISYISIPLFFKYLGQQDYGLWMAIFSIVSWIYTFDLGIGNGLKNKLTESLTKKNYNEAREYITTGYVVLGIIALFIFILGIIGIKVIDIGKFLNINFYSESYIKLIFSIVFSITILNFVVFLYKIFYFSIHDSSIVNLSSLLFQILFVFSLYVLNWCNKISLITIAIIYPGINLVLGLFFTKKFFYNYKKLFPNIKSFTSKKIKEIGSIGISFFIIQIAMLFIYTVDNMLIIKYVGTDAVATYSVVSKLFQAFIVIEAIISAPMWTLFLDSYIKNDKKWIIGMFKKLNILFLVLIIGIIIFIFLVPYIIKIWIGQEIFIPKYLILLWGIFVLNRVYGDIYAIFINGTGKIQLQMWLLVIGAAVNIPLSIYFIRDLNMGSSGAILGTNICILPLTIIMPIQVYFIIKKME from the coding sequence TTGGATAGAATTAATATTTTAAAAAAGCAAGTATCATTTGGAATGATATATAAAATACTAAGTATGGGGATAAGTTATATTTCAATTCCTTTATTTTTTAAATATTTAGGGCAACAAGATTATGGACTATGGATGGCAATTTTTTCAATTGTAAGTTGGATATATACATTTGATTTAGGGATAGGGAATGGATTAAAAAATAAACTTACAGAAAGTTTAACTAAAAAAAACTATAATGAAGCTAGAGAATATATAACTACTGGATATGTTGTTTTAGGTATAATAGCTCTATTTATTTTTATTTTAGGAATAATTGGAATTAAAGTAATAGATATTGGAAAATTTTTAAATATAAATTTTTATAGTGAGAGCTATATAAAATTAATATTTAGTATAGTATTTTCAATAACTATTTTAAATTTTGTAGTTTTCCTATATAAAATTTTTTATTTTTCAATTCATGATAGCTCTATTGTTAATTTAAGTAGCTTGTTATTTCAGATATTGTTTGTCTTTTCATTATATGTACTTAATTGGTGCAATAAAATTTCGCTAATAACAATAGCTATAATTTACCCTGGAATAAATTTAGTATTAGGATTATTTTTTACAAAAAAATTTTTCTATAATTACAAAAAATTATTTCCTAATATCAAAAGTTTTACTTCCAAAAAAATAAAAGAAATAGGAAGTATAGGAATAAGTTTTTTTATTATACAAATAGCAATGCTTTTTATATATACTGTTGATAATATGTTGATAATAAAATATGTAGGAACAGATGCTGTAGCAACTTATAGTGTAGTTTCTAAATTGTTTCAAGCATTTATAGTAATAGAAGCAATAATATCAGCTCCTATGTGGACTTTGTTTCTTGATTCATATATAAAAAATGATAAAAAATGGATAATAGGTATGTTTAAGAAATTAAATATATTATTTTTAGTGTTAATAATAGGAATAATAATATTTATATTTTTAGTGCCATATATCATTAAAATATGGATAGGACAAGAAATATTTATTCCTAAATATCTTATTCTATTGTGGGGAATATTTGTATTAAATAGGGTTTATGGAGATATATATGCAATATTTATAAATGGAACAGGAAAAATTCAGTTACAAATGTGGTTGCTTGTAATTGGAGCTGCTGTTAATATTCCACTTTCTATATATTTTATAAGAGATTTAAATATGGGAAGTAGTGGAGCAATTCTTGGAACAAATATATGTATATTGCCTTTAACAATAATAATGCCTATACAGGTTTATTTTATTATAAAAAAAATGGAGTGA
- a CDS encoding mannose-1-phosphate guanylyltransferase encodes MLTAIIMAGGSGERFWPLSTPERPKQLLKIFSDKTMIRETVDRILPIINAENIFIATNIIQAKEIEKELSDIPKENIIIEPAFKDTAAAIGYSSLIIENRFKNRLKDGEKLEVVVLASDHLIKEEEEFRKVILIAAKEASENGMIVTLGIKPNKPEIGYGYIEVKDDEIELNSICKVKRFREKPSQELAESYLASGKYLWNSGMFIFTTDTIFKNFEVLMEEHSTVFKEIKEELKKDLTGEELSNKVKKYFDKFEKISIDFGIMEYSKNIRVIPVDIDWNDIGSFNAFDEIFEKDENGNVVRGKEIRELDSKNNIVISDDLNISLLGIENLVIVKKDKDLLITKKNKTQEVKKILNKN; translated from the coding sequence ATGTTAACAGCAATTATTATGGCAGGAGGAAGTGGAGAGAGGTTCTGGCCATTATCAACACCAGAAAGGCCGAAGCAACTTCTAAAAATATTTTCAGATAAAACTATGATAAGAGAAACTGTTGACAGGATACTTCCTATAATAAATGCAGAAAATATATTTATAGCGACAAATATCATACAGGCAAAAGAGATAGAAAAAGAATTAAGCGATATTCCTAAAGAAAATATTATCATAGAGCCAGCTTTTAAAGATACAGCAGCAGCAATAGGATATTCATCTTTAATAATAGAAAATAGATTTAAAAATAGATTAAAAGATGGAGAAAAACTAGAAGTAGTAGTATTGGCTTCGGATCATTTAATTAAAGAAGAGGAAGAATTTAGAAAAGTTATACTAATTGCAGCAAAGGAAGCATCAGAAAATGGAATGATAGTTACTTTAGGAATAAAACCAAATAAACCAGAAATAGGATATGGGTATATAGAAGTAAAAGATGATGAAATAGAACTTAATTCTATATGTAAAGTAAAGAGATTTAGAGAAAAGCCAAGTCAGGAATTAGCTGAAAGCTATTTGGCAAGTGGTAAATATCTTTGGAATAGCGGAATGTTTATATTTACAACAGATACTATATTTAAGAATTTTGAAGTATTGATGGAGGAACACTCAACAGTATTTAAAGAGATAAAAGAAGAATTAAAAAAAGATTTAACAGGTGAAGAACTTAGCAATAAAGTAAAGAAATATTTTGATAAATTTGAAAAGATATCAATAGATTTTGGAATAATGGAATATTCAAAAAATATCAGAGTAATACCAGTAGATATAGACTGGAATGATATAGGAAGCTTTAATGCTTTTGATGAAATATTTGAAAAAGATGAAAATGGAAATGTAGTAAGAGGAAAAGAGATAAGAGAATTGGATTCAAAAAACAATATAGTAATATCAGATGACTTGAATATATCATTATTGGGGATAGAGAATTTAGTAATAGTGAAAAAAGATAAAGACCTTTTAATAACAAAGAAAAATAAGACACAAGAAGTAAAGAAAATTTTAAATAAGAATTAA
- a CDS encoding phospho-sugar mutase, translating to MDAKRYIIEQKYKKWLNSRYINKYEKTEIRELTKEKQKESFHKYLEFGTGGMRGIMGMGTNRMNIYMIRKATQGLSNYLINSNRDVGKNRGVVIAYDCRINSYEFALNSALVLCANGIKTYLFSSLRSTPELSFSVRELGCQTGIMITASHNPKEYNGYKVYWEDGGQLVEPQASGIIEEVNKTDEFEGVKLITQEEAEKLGLLNILNDELGEKYLENVKKESVLKDLPNKENFKLVYSPLHGTGGRPIKRLLNELGYKNVYIVEAQEKPDGEFPTCSYANPEEKKVFDLSIKLADEIGAKVCLSNDPDADRTGMMVKENNEWIYLNGNQIGMLLLKYILDNKKDIPKNGAVVTTIVSTPILDKIAKERNLKVFRTLTGFKYIGEKIREFEEGKYENSFVFGMEESIGYLKGTYVRDKDGILGVMLLTEMTAYFESIGTSPIKELEKLYDKYGWYSEITYSVTREGMQGIEEIKKMMEELRKRDLKVLLDKKINIVRDYKLKKEKNYLNDSESELFLPESDVIQYILEDETYITVRPSGTEPKIKYYIYTRGKNKKESDEKLENILNNLKEYMESLLK from the coding sequence ATGGATGCTAAAAGATATATTATAGAACAGAAATATAAAAAATGGTTAAACTCAAGATACATTAATAAATATGAAAAAACAGAAATAAGAGAATTAACTAAAGAAAAACAAAAAGAAAGTTTCCATAAATATCTTGAATTTGGAACAGGTGGAATGAGAGGAATAATGGGTATGGGAACTAATCGTATGAACATATATATGATTAGAAAAGCTACTCAAGGACTTTCAAACTACTTAATTAATTCAAATAGAGATGTTGGAAAGAATAGAGGTGTTGTAATTGCATATGACTGTCGCATTAATTCATATGAATTTGCTTTAAATTCAGCATTAGTTTTATGCGCTAATGGAATAAAAACATATCTATTTTCTTCATTAAGAAGTACTCCAGAACTTTCATTTTCTGTAAGAGAATTAGGATGTCAGACTGGAATAATGATAACTGCTTCACATAATCCCAAGGAATATAATGGATATAAAGTATATTGGGAAGATGGAGGACAATTAGTAGAGCCTCAAGCTTCTGGAATAATTGAAGAAGTAAATAAAACAGATGAATTTGAAGGAGTGAAGCTAATAACTCAAGAAGAAGCTGAAAAACTAGGTTTATTAAATATTTTAAATGATGAATTAGGTGAAAAATATTTAGAAAATGTAAAGAAAGAATCTGTTCTAAAAGATTTACCTAATAAAGAAAATTTTAAATTAGTATATTCACCTCTTCATGGAACAGGTGGAAGGCCAATAAAAAGATTGCTTAATGAATTGGGATATAAAAATGTATACATAGTTGAAGCACAAGAGAAACCAGATGGAGAATTTCCAACTTGTTCATATGCTAATCCAGAAGAAAAAAAGGTATTTGATCTTTCAATAAAGTTAGCTGATGAAATAGGAGCTAAAGTATGTTTATCAAATGATCCAGATGCAGATAGAACTGGAATGATGGTAAAAGAAAATAATGAATGGATATATCTTAATGGAAACCAGATAGGAATGCTTCTTTTAAAATATATTTTAGATAATAAAAAAGATATACCTAAAAATGGAGCAGTAGTTACAACAATAGTTTCTACTCCGATATTAGATAAAATAGCCAAAGAGAGAAATTTAAAAGTATTTAGGACTCTTACAGGATTCAAATATATAGGAGAAAAGATAAGAGAATTTGAAGAGGGAAAATATGAGAATTCTTTTGTATTTGGAATGGAAGAATCTATTGGATATCTAAAAGGAACTTATGTAAGAGATAAAGATGGAATACTTGGAGTAATGCTTTTAACTGAAATGACAGCATACTTTGAAAGTATAGGGACATCTCCAATAAAAGAATTAGAAAAACTTTATGATAAATATGGTTGGTATAGTGAAATAACATATTCTGTAACAAGAGAAGGAATGCAAGGAATAGAAGAAATAAAAAAGATGATGGAAGAGCTTAGAAAAAGAGATTTAAAAGTTCTTTTAGATAAAAAGATAAATATTGTAAGAGACTATAAGTTGAAAAAAGAAAAGAATTATTTAAATGATTCAGAATCAGAGTTATTTCTTCCAGAGTCAGATGTTATTCAATATATTTTAGAAGATGAAACATACATAACAGTAAGACCATCAGGAACAGAACCAAAGATAAAATATTACATCTATACTAGAGGAAAGAACAAGAAAGAATCAGATGAAAAATTAGAAAATATATTAAATAATTTAAAAGAGTATATGGAATCACTTTTGAAGTAG
- a CDS encoding DegT/DnrJ/EryC1/StrS family aminotransferase yields the protein MEFINQMEPLIEIEEKRAVNEYMESGAWLTEFKKTKEFAEMIKNYTGAEYCYITSNGTVSLTTALWACGVRAGDEVIVPDFTMVATANSAVILGAEVKFVDIDKKSLCMDFTKMKEAISDKTKAVMLVTINGRYPENIEEFVKYCKDKNIWLIEDAAQSLGSKYNGKHLGTYGDIGSFSFSMPKIITTGQGGALVTNNSILAERIGKARDFGREKPGADHYLTQGWNFKFSDLQAVIGIEQMKKLDQRVKRKKEIGKLYFDLLKDINEIELIPTNLEDTAPWFFDILVEDREGLKSYLKENNIGTREFYPALHLEPVFDRKKETYPIAEEVGKKGLWLPSAVQLTNEQVLFICEKIKEYYKK from the coding sequence ATGGAATTTATTAATCAAATGGAACCATTGATAGAAATAGAAGAAAAAAGAGCAGTAAATGAATATATGGAATCAGGAGCATGGCTTACAGAATTTAAAAAAACTAAAGAATTTGCAGAAATGATAAAAAATTATACAGGAGCAGAATATTGTTATATAACATCAAATGGAACAGTTAGTTTAACAACAGCTTTATGGGCTTGTGGAGTGAGAGCAGGAGATGAAGTCATTGTTCCGGATTTTACAATGGTTGCTACTGCAAACTCTGCTGTAATATTAGGAGCAGAAGTAAAATTTGTAGATATAGATAAAAAAAGTTTATGTATGGATTTTACAAAAATGAAAGAGGCTATTTCAGATAAAACAAAAGCTGTAATGTTAGTAACTATAAATGGAAGATATCCAGAAAATATAGAAGAATTTGTAAAATATTGCAAAGATAAAAATATTTGGTTAATTGAAGATGCTGCACAATCTTTAGGTTCTAAATACAATGGGAAACATTTAGGAACTTATGGAGATATAGGAAGCTTTTCATTTTCAATGCCTAAAATAATTACTACAGGGCAGGGAGGAGCATTAGTAACAAATAACTCTATATTAGCTGAAAGAATAGGAAAAGCAAGAGATTTTGGAAGAGAAAAACCAGGAGCGGATCATTATTTAACTCAAGGATGGAACTTTAAATTTTCTGATTTACAAGCTGTAATAGGAATAGAACAAATGAAAAAATTGGACCAGAGAGTAAAAAGAAAAAAAGAAATAGGAAAGTTATATTTTGATTTATTAAAAGATATAAATGAAATAGAATTAATTCCAACTAATTTAGAGGATACAGCTCCTTGGTTTTTTGATATTTTAGTAGAAGATAGAGAAGGATTAAAAAGTTATTTAAAAGAAAACAATATAGGAACAAGAGAATTTTATCCAGCTCTCCATTTGGAACCTGTATTTGATAGAAAAAAAGAAACTTATCCAATAGCTGAAGAAGTAGGGAAAAAAGGTTTATGGTTACCTTCAGCAGTTCAACTTACAAATGAACAAGTATTGTTTATTTGTGAAAAAATAAAGGAATATTACAAAAAATAG
- a CDS encoding acyltransferase — protein sequence MGYTDVEYKFKKIGKNVEIGKNVYFRYPEEIEIGDNVIIDEFCYFTTKMKIGNNIHIAPFCSVIGGKSSDFIMEDFSAISAGTRIICSSDDFISGPFTNPTIPIKFRPNCKIGTVIIKKHVIVGTNSVIMPNVILKEGSGTGAMTLVNRDLDEWGIYIGSPCKKIKERNKENILNGEKEYKNYLRGE from the coding sequence ATGGGATATACAGATGTTGAATATAAATTTAAAAAAATAGGAAAAAATGTAGAAATAGGAAAAAATGTATATTTTAGATATCCTGAAGAAATAGAAATAGGAGATAATGTAATAATTGATGAATTCTGCTATTTTACTACTAAAATGAAAATAGGAAACAATATACATATAGCACCTTTTTGTTCTGTAATTGGTGGAAAAAGTTCTGACTTTATAATGGAAGATTTTTCTGCTATTTCAGCAGGGACAAGAATAATTTGTTCAAGTGATGATTTTATTTCTGGACCTTTTACAAACCCAACTATCCCAATAAAGTTTAGACCTAATTGTAAAATAGGAACAGTAATTATTAAGAAGCATGTGATAGTAGGAACTAATTCAGTAATTATGCCTAATGTTATTTTAAAAGAAGGAAGTGGGACAGGAGCAATGACATTGGTGAATAGAGATTTGGATGAATGGGGAATTTATATTGGAAGTCCATGCAAAAAAATAAAAGAAAGGAATAAAGAAAATATATTAAATGGTGAAAAAGAATATAAAAATTATCTTAGAGGAGAATAG
- a CDS encoding NAD-dependent epimerase/dehydratase family protein, producing MILVTGATGFLGKRVCKLLKEKKKNFIKTSLSLGVDLRNKEEVFKLFEEIKPEYVINCAAYVGGIQFGYKHTAELFTNNLLMTINLLEACKKYKVKRLVNPISNCAYPAEATLFKENEFWDGPLHESVMVYGFVRKASWIGSWGYNKQYGLDVINLILSNMYGPEDHFEAERSHALGALIMKFVKAKNENAPYVEVWGTGTPVREWLHIDDGAEAMVRAIDISSHIEPINIGIAKGISIIEMAEMIKKYVGYTGEIKLDPSKPDGAPYKTVDGSKGEKLLDWKPERNFEKGIKETIEWYLKNY from the coding sequence ATGATATTAGTAACAGGAGCTACTGGATTTTTAGGAAAAAGAGTCTGTAAATTATTAAAAGAAAAGAAGAAAAATTTTATAAAAACTTCTTTAAGTTTGGGAGTTGACTTAAGAAATAAAGAAGAAGTTTTTAAGTTATTTGAAGAAATAAAACCAGAGTATGTTATAAATTGTGCTGCATATGTAGGAGGAATACAATTTGGATATAAACATACAGCTGAATTATTTACAAACAATTTGTTAATGACAATAAACTTATTAGAAGCGTGTAAAAAATATAAGGTAAAAAGATTAGTTAATCCAATATCTAATTGTGCATATCCAGCAGAAGCAACTTTATTTAAGGAAAATGAATTTTGGGATGGACCATTGCATGAATCAGTTATGGTATATGGATTTGTAAGAAAAGCTTCATGGATAGGATCATGGGGATATAATAAACAATATGGCTTAGATGTAATTAATTTAATTTTGTCTAATATGTATGGACCAGAAGATCATTTTGAAGCTGAAAGATCTCATGCTTTAGGAGCTTTGATAATGAAATTTGTAAAAGCTAAAAATGAAAATGCTCCTTATGTAGAAGTATGGGGAACAGGAACCCCAGTTAGAGAATGGTTACACATAGATGATGGTGCTGAAGCTATGGTTAGGGCTATTGATATTTCTTCACATATAGAACCGATAAATATAGGGATAGCAAAAGGAATAAGTATAATTGAAATGGCTGAAATGATAAAAAAATATGTAGGATATACTGGTGAAATAAAATTAGATCCTTCAAAACCAGATGGAGCACCTTATAAAACTGTAGATGGTTCGAAAGGAGAAAAATTATTAGATTGGAAGCCAGAAAGAAACTTTGAAAAAGGAATAAAAGAAACCATAGAATGGTATTTAAAGAATTACTAA
- the gmd gene encoding GDP-mannose 4,6-dehydratase, with the protein MEKIALITGITGQDGSYLAELLLEKEYEVHGLIRRSSSFNTERIEHLYMNDLIEDMHKKRKFYLHYADMTDSMSITRLIREIKPTEIYNLAAQSHVQVSFEVPEYTADADAIGTLRILEAVRFLGMERTCRIYQASTSELFGKVQEIPQKETTPFYPTSPYAVAKQYGYWITKNYRDAYGIFAVNGILFNHESERRGESFVTRKITLAAARIAKGYQKKLYLGNLEALRDWGYAKDYVECMWLIMQQDKPDDYVIATGEQHSVKEFCELAFEEVGIKIKWEGEGISEKGINEGTGEVVIEVDPRYFRPSEVETLLGDPTKARTVLGWNPRKTSFKDLVKIMVKHDIEFVERDYNYRKEYK; encoded by the coding sequence ATGGAAAAAATAGCATTGATAACTGGAATAACAGGACAAGATGGATCTTATCTTGCGGAGTTATTGTTAGAAAAAGAATATGAAGTGCATGGATTAATAAGGAGAAGTTCTTCATTTAATACAGAAAGAATAGAGCACTTATATATGAATGATTTAATAGAAGATATGCATAAAAAAAGAAAGTTTTATCTTCATTATGCTGATATGACAGATTCTATGAGTATAACAAGATTAATAAGAGAAATAAAACCAACAGAAATATATAATCTTGCAGCACAATCTCATGTTCAAGTATCATTTGAAGTACCTGAATATACAGCAGATGCAGATGCAATAGGAACTTTAAGAATACTAGAAGCAGTAAGATTCTTAGGAATGGAAAGAACTTGTAGAATATATCAAGCATCAACATCAGAATTATTTGGTAAAGTTCAAGAAATTCCTCAAAAAGAAACAACACCATTTTATCCGACATCACCATATGCAGTAGCAAAGCAATATGGATATTGGATAACTAAAAACTACAGAGATGCATATGGAATATTTGCAGTAAACGGAATATTGTTTAATCATGAATCAGAAAGAAGAGGAGAATCATTTGTAACTAGAAAAATAACATTAGCAGCAGCAAGAATAGCAAAAGGATATCAGAAAAAATTATATTTAGGGAATCTTGAAGCTTTAAGAGATTGGGGTTATGCAAAAGATTATGTGGAATGCATGTGGCTTATAATGCAGCAAGATAAACCAGATGATTATGTAATAGCAACAGGAGAACAACATTCAGTTAAAGAATTTTGTGAATTAGCATTTGAAGAAGTAGGAATAAAAATAAAATGGGAAGGAGAAGGAATTTCTGAGAAAGGTATAAATGAAGGAACAGGTGAAGTAGTAATAGAAGTAGATCCAAGATATTTTAGACCATCAGAGGTAGAAACATTACTTGGAGATCCAACAAAAGCGAGAACAGTATTAGGGTGGAATCCAAGAAAAACATCATTTAAGGATTTAGTAAAAATAATGGTAAAACATGATATTGAATTTGTAGAAAGAGATTATAATTATAGAAAAGAATATAAGTAG
- a CDS encoding glycosyltransferase family 2 protein — MKFSIITTNYNGEKTLSKTIESILEQTYNNIEYIIIDGKSTDKSIEIIKSYAKKFKEKRFQYKWISEEDSGIFNAMNKGIKISNGDIIGIIGSDDWYEKETLEIVANEFEKDKELEMVYGILRTVNKDSYQKIIGDYNSYGRGQAPTIFLKKETYKKYGTFNEKYKIAADSDLLLRLKNQNVRCKFIERILTNFSLEGISNTNFLNTSLEDLEVGYINGIYSKTEKNIRYIYIWGKYLIMKILKKGEKKWKK, encoded by the coding sequence ATGAAGTTTTCAATAATTACAACCAATTATAATGGTGAAAAGACATTATCAAAGACAATAGAAAGTATTTTAGAGCAAACATATAATAATATCGAGTATATTATTATTGATGGAAAATCTACAGATAAATCAATAGAAATAATAAAAAGCTATGCAAAAAAATTCAAAGAAAAAAGGTTTCAATACAAATGGATTAGTGAAGAAGACTCTGGGATATTTAATGCGATGAATAAAGGAATAAAAATATCAAATGGAGATATTATAGGAATAATTGGTTCAGATGATTGGTATGAAAAAGAAACTTTAGAAATAGTAGCTAATGAATTTGAAAAAGATAAAGAATTAGAAATGGTTTATGGAATTTTAAGAACAGTTAACAAAGATAGTTACCAAAAAATAATTGGGGATTATAATAGTTATGGTAGAGGACAAGCTCCAACAATTTTTTTAAAAAAAGAAACATATAAAAAATATGGAACTTTTAATGAAAAATACAAAATAGCAGCAGATAGTGATTTATTACTAAGACTAAAAAATCAAAATGTAAGATGTAAATTTATAGAAAGAATATTAACTAATTTTAGTCTTGAAGGTATTTCAAATACCAATTTTTTAAATACATCATTAGAGGATTTGGAAGTTGGATATATAAATGGTATTTATAGTAAAACAGAAAAAAATATTAGATATATATATATATGGGGAAAATATTTAATAATGAAAATATTAAAAAAAGGTGAAAAAAAATGGAAAAAATAG
- a CDS encoding glycosyltransferase family 2 protein, protein MLSVIVAAYNVEKYIEKCINSLVNQTYKNLEILVVNDGSTDNTKEIMEKYEKEYKNLKLLNKENGGLSSARNYGINHSKGEYITFVDGDDYVDEEMYEEMLDKMIRENSDMCICNFRKIYSNKIKIPKLNYTLFKGELVHNFLLRHDEIFAISCNKIYKKEIIINNNIFFINKAFFDDLGFNSKYILYTRKVSIVNKAFYNYIQREGSITKGKVYNPYIEKAILDLNNNLKLFYKNHNFYEKYKLSLEGIYIRMKIYKINYMLKFNYYSKEDINEIKFIFTLYLPLKHKIAVILMKLKLYKFIYIILKNKEHLN, encoded by the coding sequence ATGTTAAGTGTTATTGTAGCAGCATATAATGTAGAAAAATATATAGAAAAATGTATAAATTCTTTAGTAAATCAGACTTATAAAAATTTAGAAATATTGGTTGTGAATGATGGTTCAACAGACAATACAAAAGAAATAATGGAAAAATATGAAAAAGAATATAAAAATTTAAAGTTATTAAATAAAGAAAATGGTGGTCTTAGTTCAGCAAGAAATTATGGGATAAATCATTCTAAAGGTGAATATATCACTTTTGTTGATGGCGATGATTATGTTGATGAAGAAATGTATGAAGAGATGCTTGATAAAATGATAAGAGAAAATTCAGATATGTGTATTTGTAATTTTAGGAAAATATATTCAAATAAAATAAAAATTCCTAAGTTAAATTACACCTTATTTAAAGGTGAATTAGTGCATAATTTTTTATTAAGACATGATGAGATTTTTGCTATCTCTTGTAATAAAATTTATAAAAAAGAAATAATAATAAATAATAATATTTTTTTTATAAATAAAGCATTTTTTGATGATTTAGGATTTAATTCTAAATACATTCTATATACTAGAAAAGTTTCAATAGTGAATAAAGCATTTTATAATTATATTCAAAGAGAAGGCTCAATAACTAAAGGGAAGGTTTATAATCCTTACATAGAAAAAGCGATTTTAGATTTAAATAATAATTTAAAATTATTTTATAAAAACCACAATTTTTATGAAAAATATAAATTAAGTTTAGAAGGAATTTATATTAGAATGAAAATTTATAAAATAAATTACATGCTTAAATTTAACTATTATAGTAAAGAAGACATAAATGAGATAAAATTTATTTTTACTTTATATTTACCTTTAAAACATAAAATAGCAGTAATTTTAATGAAGTTAAAACTATATAAATTTATTTACATAATTTTAAAAAATAAAGAACACTTAAATTGA
- a CDS encoding O-antigen ligase family protein: MFIKIYKRLFFYILIIFNCLLLISRTGYLALLLYIVLQIFLTIIKKYKKNKKILVSVFLGLFFTLLFNINLIFEKFLRIDFNNLEKYLSLKNDGGVSRIINWIIFFKYFDKTDFLEGIGIGNTQKFLLYYGGYPDGNMHNFIFNTFLEQGIIIGVIYILFHFLFIKKVVKTFKWDSLLLLVPFYAVISLQYLGYDNDIVIYMSLVYVLIDKFKEGEKC, translated from the coding sequence ATATTTATAAAAATATATAAAAGATTATTTTTTTATATTTTAATAATTTTTAACTGTTTATTATTAATTTCTAGAACAGGATATTTAGCTTTGTTACTTTATATTGTCCTTCAAATTTTTTTGACAATAATAAAAAAATATAAAAAAAATAAGAAAATATTGGTAAGTGTCTTTCTAGGATTATTTTTTACTTTGTTATTTAATATAAATTTAATATTTGAAAAATTTTTGAGAATAGATTTTAATAATTTAGAAAAATATTTATCTCTGAAAAATGATGGTGGAGTTAGTAGAATAATCAATTGGATTATTTTTTTTAAATATTTTGATAAAACTGATTTTTTAGAGGGAATTGGAATTGGAAACACACAAAAATTTTTATTATATTATGGCGGATATCCTGATGGAAATATGCATAATTTTATATTTAATACTTTTTTAGAACAAGGAATAATTATTGGAGTAATATATATACTATTTCATTTTTTATTCATAAAGAAAGTAGTGAAAACTTTTAAATGGGATTCTTTATTGTTATTAGTTCCATTTTATGCAGTTATTTCTCTACAATATTTAGGTTATGACAATGATATAGTTATTTATATGTCATTGGTTTATGTATTAATAGATAAATTTAAAGAGGGAGAAAAATGTTAA
- the rfbC gene encoding dTDP-4-dehydrorhamnose 3,5-epimerase, protein MSKFKKIETGIEGLYILEPTVFGDERGFFLETYNKKEFEEIGIFEEFVQDNHSKSKKGVLRGLHFQTKHSQGKLVRVIEGSVYDVAVDIRKNSSTFGKWHGIELSAENKKMFFIPKGFAHGFLTLEDETEFQYKCTDLYHPEYDSGIMWNDKDIDINWNFEKHGLKEEDIVLSEKDKKHQSFKKYTQRLWK, encoded by the coding sequence ATGAGTAAATTTAAAAAGATAGAAACAGGAATAGAAGGTTTATACATATTAGAGCCAACTGTATTTGGTGATGAAAGAGGATTTTTTCTAGAAACATACAACAAAAAAGAATTTGAAGAAATTGGGATATTCGAAGAGTTTGTGCAAGATAATCATTCTAAATCTAAAAAAGGTGTACTTAGAGGGCTTCATTTTCAAACTAAACATTCTCAAGGAAAGCTTGTAAGAGTGATAGAAGGTTCTGTATATGATGTAGCAGTCGATATTAGAAAAAACAGCAGTACATTTGGAAAATGGCATGGAATAGAATTAAGTGCAGAAAACAAGAAAATGTTTTTCATACCAAAAGGATTTGCCCATGGATTTCTTACTTTAGAAGATGAAACAGAATTTCAATATAAGTGTACAGACTTATACCACCCTGAATATGATTCTGGAATAATGTGGAATGATAAAGATATAGATATTAATTGGAATTTTGAAAAACATGGATTAAAAGAAGAGGATATAGTTTTGTCAGAAAAGGATAAAAAGCATCAATCTTTTAAAAAATATACTCAAAGATTATGGAAGTAA